The segment ATCGTCTATTTTTGCGTAAGATGATAATGACATCATTGAGACAGAAGCGATAAGTAAGCAACGAGCAAGCATAGTTAGTCCTATTAATCTAATTTTCAAACATCTTAACTAATTGAACGATGTTTTTCACCCTTCGAGTGTTAATTTTATTTCAGAAGATATATATCATCTACAGATCACATTCCTTTATATTATTTCAGGGATGTCGATGTAGATCTTTATGTCCTACACAACACTCTTCAAATTTACACTTCAGACAATAAACCTAATAGCTCACACCATTACCCTCTGCTTAATGTGTATCTACTTTTAAGAAACCACACAAATGCAATCAAAAACACAAGGACATAGTTATTCCGTCACAAATATTAACCATCTAAATTAAAGAGACCCAAAATAACAAACAACAATATGCCATCATAAATTAAGACTTTCTCACTCAAAACTGATAGCCATTATCTTATTTACAACTATCCTCTGTATTACTCAGTCATTTTTTATTTTATTGAATAATGTTTAATTACAAATGTTCACTCATTGATAATTTTTGGCGCAAATAAATGACCTATTTACATAAACATGACTTGCCTAACAGTACAGGTTAAGTCGACAATAGCGACATTAACAATACTGTTATTATTTCCCTTTGCATTATCAAGGAGCCGTTGTGCGTAACGCTTTCATTCTGTTTTTTACTCTTGCTAGTATTAGCTTCTCTTCCATGGCTAGCATCAACACCAGCAAGCTAGATCCTAATAAGTTACAAACGGCATCAGTCAGTAATTATGTGATAGACCTTAGTACAGGAAAGACGCTGTACAGTAAAAATTCAAATGTCAAAATGCCAATTGCTTCATTGACTAAGTTAATGACAGCGATGGTAACACTGGATGCAAAACTCCCACTTGACGAAAAACTAACGTTTACTCCCACTGATAAAGAACGCATGTACAATACATACACACGTATTCGCATGGGCTCTACCCTAAGCCGTGGTGAGACTATTCATATTGCTTTAATGTCATCTGAGAACCTAGCAGCAGCAACACTTGCAGGAAACTACCCTGGTGGTTACAAGGCATTCATTAAAGCGATGAACCGCAAAGCTAAATCTTTAGGCATGACCAATACGCATTTTGTTGATAGCTCAGGCCTTGACCCTCATAACCACTCGACAGCATCAGATGTCGCTAAGATGGTACGCGCTGCTTACAAATACCCTGAAATTCGTAAGTACAGTACAACACCTGTGCATACCGCTTACTTTGGTAAACCTAATTACAAACTTGGCTACACCAATACAAACGCCCTAGCGCGTGGTAAGAAGTGGACGGTTAACTTAACCAAAACAGGTTTCCTTGATGAAGCTGGTCGTTGCTTAGGTATGGTAACAACGATTGATGGTAAGAGAATCCTAATGGTTATGTTAGATTCTCAAGGCAAACTAACACCTATTGGTGATGCTGGCCGTATTAAGCAATGGCTACAAACGGGTAAAAGCAAACCAATTAGCGCTGATGCAAAATACTACCAGCAACAGAAACTAAAAGAATTAACGAAATAATCATTTCTGTTAATTGATATAAGTAAAAGCCAGCATATATTGCTGGCTTTTTGCTTTTAGAACTATCATGAACGTAACTTTTAAAAACCTTCGTTGTATTTGGAAGTACGACTTTTTAAACCAGTAACAGGTATTTTCCTTACAAATTACCTAGCCTTTTATTTTTTAACAAAAAACTCACACCTACGGCACTCTTCAACTATGCTTAAATTAGAGTAAATAAAAGGAGTGTCTATGCAGCATCAAGAAATGATTAACCCTACCCACCTTAGTTTAATAACTCGTATCTCTCTTACCTCTCTAGCCATTCTAGTGATTGGTTTGTCGTTTATGTAATTCCTGAAATATACATATAACAAAAAGCCCCTTGGTATTTTCTCTCACTTAAATGAA is part of the Photobacterium angustum genome and harbors:
- the pbpG gene encoding D-alanyl-D-alanine endopeptidase; its protein translation is MRNAFILFFTLASISFSSMASINTSKLDPNKLQTASVSNYVIDLSTGKTLYSKNSNVKMPIASLTKLMTAMVTLDAKLPLDEKLTFTPTDKERMYNTYTRIRMGSTLSRGETIHIALMSSENLAAATLAGNYPGGYKAFIKAMNRKAKSLGMTNTHFVDSSGLDPHNHSTASDVAKMVRAAYKYPEIRKYSTTPVHTAYFGKPNYKLGYTNTNALARGKKWTVNLTKTGFLDEAGRCLGMVTTIDGKRILMVMLDSQGKLTPIGDAGRIKQWLQTGKSKPISADAKYYQQQKLKELTK